In the genome of Nocardioides seonyuensis, one region contains:
- a CDS encoding glycerol-3-phosphate dehydrogenase/oxidase, whose protein sequence is MTRPPTPSTGGADARIRAGLAGTPTDFDLLVIGLGVTGTGVALDAAARGLSVLAVDAHDVAFGTSRWSSKLVHGGLRYLASLQVGIAHESAVERGILMEHTAPHLTRSLPWLLPLMASVSRQQATMSSLGFRAGDLLRLGARTSRETLPRPRRVSRTEALRLAPALRASGLRGGLVTWDGQLEDDARLVTCLARTAASYGADVRTRARVTEVHGTGATLRDQLTGETFTVAARAVVNATGVWADTLVDGIRLRPSRGTHVVLRAESVPGLIGVLTVPVPGSASRFVFAVPQPDGTIYVGLTDEPTDGTVPDVPQPTESEIGFLLDVVSAALEKPLRRSDVVGAFAGLRPLLESEGSTADLSRRHAVLRSASGVVTVVGGKLTTYRQMAEDAVDATGLTTRPTPTRRLPLLGAAPREELARLEAPARLVRRFGTEAHLVLDTAREATGMTDAELLAPGPQGITLAELVFGVTHEGAADVDDLLDRRVRVGLVPEDRAAALPMAEQALALALSAP, encoded by the coding sequence ATGACCCGGCCACCCACTCCCAGCACCGGCGGCGCCGACGCCCGGATCCGTGCGGGACTCGCAGGGACACCCACTGACTTCGACCTCCTCGTCATCGGCCTGGGCGTCACCGGCACGGGCGTCGCGCTGGACGCAGCCGCGCGCGGGCTGTCGGTGCTCGCCGTCGACGCCCACGACGTCGCCTTCGGCACCTCCCGGTGGTCGAGCAAGCTGGTCCACGGCGGCCTGCGCTACCTCGCCTCCCTGCAGGTCGGCATCGCCCACGAGAGCGCCGTCGAGCGCGGCATCCTGATGGAGCACACCGCCCCCCACCTCACTCGCTCGCTCCCCTGGCTGCTGCCCCTGATGGCAAGCGTCTCCCGGCAGCAGGCGACGATGTCGTCGCTGGGGTTCCGCGCGGGCGACCTGCTGCGCCTGGGGGCGCGCACGTCGCGAGAGACCCTCCCCCGGCCGCGTCGCGTCTCCCGCACCGAGGCACTGCGCCTGGCACCGGCCCTGCGCGCCTCCGGCCTGCGCGGCGGGCTGGTCACCTGGGACGGCCAGCTCGAGGACGACGCCCGTCTCGTGACCTGCCTGGCCCGGACCGCGGCGTCGTACGGCGCCGATGTCCGCACGCGCGCCCGCGTCACCGAGGTCCACGGCACCGGCGCGACGCTGCGCGACCAGCTGACCGGCGAGACGTTCACCGTCGCCGCCCGCGCGGTCGTCAACGCGACCGGCGTGTGGGCCGACACGCTCGTGGACGGCATCCGGTTGCGGCCCAGCCGCGGCACCCACGTCGTCCTGCGCGCCGAGTCGGTCCCGGGACTGATCGGCGTGCTGACCGTCCCAGTGCCGGGCAGCGCCAGCCGGTTCGTGTTCGCGGTCCCCCAGCCCGACGGCACGATCTACGTCGGACTGACCGACGAGCCCACCGACGGCACCGTCCCCGACGTGCCGCAGCCGACGGAGAGCGAGATCGGTTTCCTCCTCGACGTGGTCAGCGCCGCGCTGGAGAAGCCGCTGCGCCGTTCGGACGTGGTGGGAGCCTTCGCCGGCCTGAGGCCACTGCTGGAGTCCGAGGGGTCCACCGCCGACCTGTCGCGACGCCACGCGGTCCTCCGCTCCGCCAGCGGCGTCGTGACCGTCGTGGGGGGCAAGCTCACGACCTACCGCCAGATGGCCGAGGACGCCGTCGACGCGACCGGACTGACCACCCGTCCGACCCCGACCCGGCGACTGCCGCTGCTGGGAGCCGCCCCGCGCGAGGAGCTTGCCAGGCTGGAGGCCCCCGCGCGGCTCGTCCGACGCTTCGGCACCGAGGCGCACCTGGTCCTCGACACCGCACGAGAAGCCACCGGGATGACCGACGCCGAGCTGTTGGCCCCCGGCCCCCAGGGGATCACCCTGGCCGAGCTCGTCTTCGGGGTGACCCACGAGGGCGCCGCCGACGTCGACGACCTGCTCGACCGCCGCGTGCGGGTCGGCCTGGTGCCCGAGGACCGTGCCGCCGCACTGCCGATGGCGGAGCAGGCGCTCGCCCTGGCGCTCAGCGCGCCCTGA
- a CDS encoding FAD-binding oxidoreductase, whose product MTLEMHPQRWGDPAHAAPLPASTHALVDAFLGTRDTPASDGATLPEPGLSADLLDSLESLLGAGAVLADDETRRLRTRGKSTPDLLLARAGDLGDAPDVVVRPRTHEEVAAVLGWAVEHHVAVVPFGGGTCVTGGLAAVRDGFAGLVSLDLVRMDRLLDVDQVSMTATFQPGVRGPAAEAMLAEHGLTLSHFPQSFEFASIGGFAATRSSGQSSAGFGRFDEMVVGLRVATPVGELVTGSSPANAAGPDLRQVVLGSEGTLGVITEVTVRVRELAPEKAYEAWAFDSFAAGADAMRHLVQHDLRPTVLRLSDETETMVNLASQSEVGGEGISGALMIVGYETPGALRRRETVTAALGELGAKPLGEERGAAWARGRFHAPYLRDSMLDVGVLVETLETATFWSRRQALYDAVRAALESHLPGALVMCHISHVYETGCSLYFTVAARQGDDPIAQWHAAKSAASDAMVGSGATITHHHAVGTDHRPWLAREIGEVGVAMLRGLKGAVDPTGILNPGVLIP is encoded by the coding sequence ATGACCCTCGAGATGCATCCACAGCGCTGGGGCGACCCGGCCCACGCGGCGCCCCTGCCTGCGTCCACGCACGCTCTGGTCGACGCGTTCCTCGGGACCCGCGACACGCCCGCCAGCGACGGGGCGACCCTGCCCGAGCCCGGCCTGTCCGCCGACCTCCTGGACTCGCTCGAGAGCCTTCTCGGGGCGGGCGCCGTGCTTGCGGACGACGAGACCCGACGGCTGCGCACCCGCGGGAAGTCCACTCCCGACCTGCTGCTCGCGCGCGCCGGCGACCTCGGCGACGCCCCGGACGTCGTCGTACGACCTCGGACGCACGAGGAGGTGGCGGCCGTCCTCGGCTGGGCTGTCGAGCACCACGTGGCCGTCGTCCCGTTCGGCGGCGGCACCTGCGTCACCGGGGGCCTTGCCGCGGTCCGCGACGGGTTCGCCGGCCTCGTGTCGCTCGACCTGGTGCGGATGGACAGGCTGCTGGACGTCGACCAGGTCTCGATGACCGCCACCTTCCAGCCCGGGGTCCGCGGACCGGCCGCGGAGGCCATGCTCGCCGAGCACGGCCTCACCCTCAGCCACTTCCCGCAGTCGTTCGAGTTCGCCTCGATCGGCGGCTTCGCGGCCACCCGCTCGAGCGGGCAGTCCTCCGCAGGGTTCGGCCGGTTCGACGAGATGGTCGTCGGGCTCCGCGTGGCGACCCCGGTCGGCGAGCTGGTGACGGGGTCCTCGCCCGCCAATGCGGCGGGCCCCGACCTGCGGCAGGTCGTCCTCGGGTCCGAGGGAACCCTGGGCGTCATCACCGAGGTCACGGTGCGCGTGCGCGAGCTGGCGCCTGAGAAGGCCTACGAGGCGTGGGCCTTCGACTCATTCGCCGCAGGCGCCGATGCGATGCGCCACCTCGTCCAGCACGACCTGCGGCCGACCGTGCTGAGACTCTCCGACGAGACCGAGACGATGGTCAACCTGGCCAGCCAGAGCGAGGTCGGTGGGGAGGGGATCAGCGGTGCCCTGATGATCGTCGGCTACGAGACCCCCGGGGCACTCCGGCGCCGCGAGACCGTCACGGCGGCGCTCGGGGAGCTCGGTGCGAAGCCCCTCGGTGAGGAGCGCGGCGCCGCGTGGGCCCGGGGGCGTTTCCACGCGCCCTACCTGCGTGACTCCATGCTCGACGTCGGGGTGCTGGTCGAGACGCTGGAGACGGCGACCTTCTGGTCCCGCCGCCAGGCGCTGTACGACGCTGTGAGGGCCGCGCTCGAGTCGCACCTGCCCGGTGCGCTCGTGATGTGCCACATCTCCCACGTCTACGAGACCGGCTGCTCGCTCTACTTCACCGTGGCAGCCCGGCAGGGCGACGATCCGATCGCCCAGTGGCACGCCGCCAAGTCGGCGGCCTCCGACGCCATGGTCGGCTCGGGGGCGACGATCACCCACCACCACGCGGTGGGCACGGACCACCGGCCCTGGCTGGCCCGCGAGATCGGGGAGGTGGGGGTGGCGATGCTGCGCGGGCTCAAGGGCGCGGTGGACCCCACCGGCATCCTCAACCCGGGGGTGCTGATCCCGTGA
- a CDS encoding diacylglycerol/lipid kinase family protein: MSRAFSFLVNPISGGGAAPQAVVPVARLLRDAGSVVEVTYSPGPQQCAALVAAAVDRGDVVVSVGGDGMLSSVAGHVSDRGGTLGIVPAGRGNDFARMLGIPGDVESIARILLDSEPVKVDLISFTLGDAPRRLVAGSVYTGVDAATAQLVDRVRWMPRRLQYPYAAVRSLASYTPVRARVVVDGDAHDVVAATVVVANSAYYGSGMKIAPPASVTDGFLDVVVITAASRRAMIRAMPKVYDGSHVELDEVMLLRGRVVEISGTPSAPMGADGEPLGHLPPGGTTEAVARIEAMPGVLTVLAP, from the coding sequence GTGAGCCGTGCCTTCTCGTTCCTGGTCAACCCGATCTCGGGCGGCGGCGCCGCGCCCCAGGCTGTCGTGCCCGTGGCCCGGCTGCTCCGCGACGCCGGGTCGGTCGTCGAGGTCACCTACTCACCCGGTCCGCAGCAGTGTGCGGCGCTGGTCGCTGCGGCCGTCGACCGCGGCGACGTGGTCGTGTCCGTCGGCGGGGACGGGATGCTCTCGTCCGTCGCCGGCCACGTCTCCGACCGGGGTGGCACCCTCGGCATCGTCCCCGCCGGCCGCGGCAACGACTTCGCGCGCATGCTGGGGATCCCCGGTGACGTGGAGTCGATCGCGCGGATCCTCCTCGACAGCGAGCCCGTGAAGGTCGACCTGATCAGCTTCACCCTCGGGGACGCGCCGCGGCGGCTGGTGGCGGGGTCGGTCTACACCGGAGTCGACGCGGCCACCGCCCAGCTGGTCGACCGGGTGCGCTGGATGCCACGCCGGCTCCAGTACCCCTACGCGGCGGTGAGGTCGCTGGCGTCGTACACCCCGGTGCGTGCACGTGTGGTCGTCGACGGCGACGCCCACGACGTCGTCGCGGCGACCGTCGTCGTCGCCAACTCCGCCTACTACGGCTCCGGCATGAAGATCGCGCCGCCGGCCTCGGTCACCGACGGCTTCCTCGACGTCGTGGTGATCACCGCTGCCTCGCGGCGCGCGATGATCCGTGCGATGCCCAAGGTCTACGACGGCTCACACGTCGAGCTCGACGAGGTCATGCTGCTGCGCGGCCGCGTCGTGGAGATCTCCGGCACGCCCAGCGCGCCGATGGGTGCTGACGGAGAGCCGCTGGGCCACCTGCCCCCGGGTGGGACGACCGAGGCGGTCGCCCGGATCGAGGCCATGCCCGGGGTGCTCACCGTCCTGGCTCCCTGA
- a CDS encoding S1C family serine protease — MSNTTTNPGPPFGYPYGPPASPEPPRPPRRRGLAAAVVATSLVVGAGAGLCGAAAWDAIQDDTAPASTTQTSTASVVDQGDPPAEEGSIEDVAGKVLPSVVKIDVAGPQGSGSGSGIILTSDGTILTNEHVVAGVGESGSLRVSFSDGSAADAEVLGTDPLTDTAVIKAEGVDGLDAATIGKSANLDVGQGVVAIGSPFGLDATVTSGIVSALDRPVSVGADESGSSTTYPAIQTDAAINPGNSGGPLVDMTGAVVGINSSIRTAPSQSPFGGGGAGSIGLGFAIPIDEVMPIVDQMAAGETPTHAQFGIRITGSDDPEVPGAKVTEVTPGSTAEDSGLRPGDVITKVDDRHISGADSLVATIRSYRPGDEVTVTWQRSGEEMTADVTLDSDADSSS; from the coding sequence ATGAGCAACACGACCACGAACCCAGGCCCCCCGTTCGGATATCCCTACGGCCCACCGGCCTCCCCTGAGCCGCCGCGCCCGCCGCGCCGACGCGGGCTGGCCGCGGCGGTCGTGGCGACCTCGCTCGTCGTGGGCGCGGGCGCCGGCCTCTGTGGTGCGGCAGCGTGGGACGCCATCCAGGACGACACGGCACCGGCGTCGACGACCCAGACGTCGACCGCCTCCGTGGTCGACCAGGGCGACCCGCCGGCCGAGGAGGGCTCGATCGAGGACGTTGCGGGCAAGGTCCTGCCCAGCGTGGTCAAGATCGACGTGGCCGGCCCCCAGGGGTCGGGTTCCGGCTCGGGCATCATCCTCACCTCGGACGGAACCATCCTGACCAACGAGCACGTCGTCGCGGGCGTCGGGGAGTCCGGCTCCCTGCGGGTCTCGTTCAGCGACGGCTCCGCCGCCGATGCCGAGGTCCTGGGCACCGACCCGCTGACCGACACGGCCGTGATCAAGGCCGAAGGAGTGGACGGCCTCGACGCCGCGACGATCGGCAAGTCCGCCAACCTCGACGTCGGACAGGGCGTCGTCGCCATCGGGTCGCCCTTCGGGCTCGACGCCACCGTCACCAGCGGGATCGTGAGCGCCCTCGACCGGCCCGTCAGCGTGGGTGCCGACGAGTCGGGCAGCTCCACGACCTACCCCGCGATCCAGACCGACGCGGCGATCAACCCAGGCAACTCCGGCGGCCCGCTCGTCGACATGACCGGTGCCGTCGTGGGCATCAACTCCTCCATCCGCACCGCCCCCTCACAGTCCCCGTTCGGGGGCGGTGGCGCCGGCTCGATCGGCCTGGGCTTCGCTATCCCGATCGACGAGGTGATGCCGATCGTGGACCAGATGGCCGCGGGCGAGACGCCCACCCACGCGCAGTTCGGGATCCGCATCACCGGCTCCGACGACCCCGAGGTCCCGGGCGCGAAGGTCACCGAGGTGACGCCGGGATCGACCGCGGAGGACTCCGGGCTGCGTCCCGGGGACGTCATCACCAAGGTCGACGACCGGCACATCTCCGGAGCCGACTCCCTGGTGGCCACAATCCGCTCCTACCGCCCCGGTGACGAGGTCACCGTGACGTGGCAGCGCAGTGGCGAGGAGATGACCGCCGACGTGACGCTCGACTCCGACGCCGACAGCTCGAGCTGA
- a CDS encoding bifunctional diguanylate cyclase/phosphodiesterase — MTTARGSLARLAGWTLAFVVAGLAGRGTAIDGQGLALVWPAAGVAVLWLASGDRAQRRVDVAVLGLVSFVINVTTGAPADLSLVLVVCNVGQAVAFVELSRRWLPHLRGFGGHEPLRRVGDLITFFAAALVACALAAAVGVVGLEVTLDSGSLVNFLVWWGRNTTGILVVGLLGILLREAIGEDRPSTLVALRRVGASMVSTSGVRGVEITVLTVLSTSLYAFVFIHPQGHPFAFLLLVFTFWAALRFTPLTVHMHAIGAGTVAITATLYDLGPFLVLDDLAFRALISQVFYIMVVVAGLALALTHSEERSVSARLAVLLESSKLREEAVTTSRDRAERLFQDAPHGVAVLDTSGVIRQVNPALCDLLGSWASDLVGLELASFGDDHADATLHQHILAVVADAASAREEAIWTFRTLDGSQRVVSLSSTLLRDADGPGRHAVLTNVVDISERHRYQERLTYLADHDPLTGLANRRKFQHELQLHLKREDAGGAVLMLDLDHFKDVNDSLGHGVGDQLLVLLARALRGRLREGDVFARLGGDEFAVLLPEADLGVAERAAEDIVALVREHMSQLDGVQRRVTVSVGGVVIEPDDSTVSLLATADTMLYDAKEAGRNRVAVLDRRVHAQPEGSARMMWAERIDTALARDDFELHLQPILDVATGRVTGAEALLRMRYDGEIVMPGQFLPVAERSETIVQLDRWVVRRAVELLATLQSTDPGFRLSINLSAKSVHGLSIEDELRAALELHGADPRGLVLEITETAALRHIDEAREFIERLRPLGCRFALDDFGAGFGSFYYFKNLHFDVVKIDGQFVDGCAGSPMNRAIISSVAQMATELGKTTVAEFVTDSATLEVVDTLGVDFAQGYHVGRPIPVDDFIGVMHAREQTPSVVS; from the coding sequence ATGACCACGGCTCGGGGCTCGCTTGCGCGACTGGCGGGGTGGACCCTCGCCTTCGTGGTCGCCGGGCTCGCCGGCCGGGGAACCGCCATCGACGGGCAGGGGCTCGCCCTGGTGTGGCCCGCTGCCGGGGTCGCGGTGCTGTGGCTGGCCTCGGGCGACCGCGCCCAGAGGCGTGTCGACGTGGCCGTGCTGGGCCTCGTCAGCTTCGTGATCAACGTGACCACCGGAGCGCCCGCCGACCTGAGCCTGGTGCTGGTGGTGTGCAACGTGGGCCAGGCGGTGGCCTTCGTCGAGCTCTCCCGGCGGTGGCTCCCGCACCTGAGAGGGTTCGGCGGCCATGAGCCGCTGCGGCGCGTCGGCGACCTCATCACGTTCTTCGCCGCCGCACTCGTGGCATGCGCCCTGGCAGCCGCGGTCGGCGTCGTGGGCCTCGAGGTGACGCTCGACTCCGGCAGTCTTGTGAACTTCCTGGTCTGGTGGGGCCGCAACACCACCGGCATCCTCGTGGTGGGGTTGCTGGGGATCCTGCTGCGGGAGGCGATCGGGGAGGACCGCCCCTCGACACTCGTCGCACTGCGTCGGGTGGGCGCCTCGATGGTCTCGACCTCGGGCGTCCGGGGCGTGGAGATCACCGTGCTCACGGTGCTGTCGACCTCCCTGTACGCCTTCGTGTTCATCCACCCGCAGGGCCACCCGTTCGCGTTCCTGCTGCTGGTGTTCACGTTCTGGGCAGCGCTGCGATTCACGCCGCTGACCGTCCACATGCACGCCATCGGCGCCGGCACCGTCGCCATCACCGCGACTCTCTACGACCTCGGCCCGTTTCTCGTCCTCGACGACCTGGCCTTCCGGGCGCTGATCTCCCAGGTCTTCTACATCATGGTCGTGGTCGCCGGTCTCGCCCTGGCCCTCACCCACTCGGAGGAGCGGTCCGTGTCGGCCCGGCTCGCTGTCCTGCTGGAGAGCAGCAAGCTCCGCGAGGAAGCCGTCACCACCTCCCGCGACCGCGCCGAGCGGCTCTTCCAGGACGCGCCCCACGGCGTCGCCGTCCTGGACACCTCCGGGGTGATCCGCCAGGTCAACCCGGCGCTGTGCGACCTCCTGGGGAGCTGGGCGTCGGACCTGGTCGGCCTCGAGCTCGCGAGCTTCGGCGACGACCACGCCGACGCCACGCTGCACCAGCACATCCTGGCGGTCGTGGCCGACGCCGCCTCCGCACGCGAGGAGGCGATCTGGACGTTTCGCACCCTCGACGGCAGCCAGCGCGTGGTCAGCCTGTCGAGCACCCTGCTCCGCGACGCCGACGGTCCGGGCCGGCACGCTGTCCTGACCAACGTCGTCGACATCTCCGAGCGCCACCGCTACCAGGAGAGACTGACCTACCTGGCCGACCACGACCCGCTCACCGGGCTGGCCAACCGCCGCAAGTTCCAGCACGAGCTGCAGCTGCACCTCAAGCGTGAGGACGCCGGTGGCGCGGTCCTGATGCTGGACCTCGACCACTTCAAGGACGTCAACGACTCGCTCGGCCACGGGGTCGGCGACCAGCTCCTCGTGCTTCTGGCCCGCGCCCTGCGAGGTCGGCTCCGGGAAGGCGACGTGTTCGCCCGTCTCGGTGGCGACGAGTTCGCAGTGCTCCTGCCAGAAGCCGACCTGGGCGTCGCGGAACGCGCAGCCGAGGACATCGTCGCGCTGGTCCGCGAGCACATGTCGCAGCTCGACGGCGTGCAGCGCCGTGTCACGGTCAGCGTCGGCGGCGTCGTCATCGAGCCGGACGACTCGACCGTCTCGTTGCTCGCGACCGCGGACACCATGCTCTACGACGCCAAGGAAGCCGGTCGCAACCGCGTCGCAGTGCTCGATCGCCGCGTCCACGCCCAGCCCGAGGGAAGCGCCCGGATGATGTGGGCCGAGCGCATCGACACCGCGTTGGCCCGCGACGACTTCGAGCTGCACCTCCAGCCGATCCTCGACGTCGCGACGGGACGAGTCACCGGGGCAGAGGCGCTGCTGCGCATGCGGTACGACGGCGAGATCGTCATGCCCGGCCAGTTCCTGCCGGTCGCGGAGCGGTCCGAGACCATCGTCCAGCTCGACCGGTGGGTGGTGCGGCGCGCGGTGGAGCTGCTCGCCACGCTTCAGTCCACCGACCCCGGTTTCCGCCTCTCGATCAACCTGTCGGCGAAGTCGGTGCACGGGCTGAGCATCGAGGACGAGCTCCGTGCGGCGCTCGAGCTCCACGGCGCCGATCCCCGAGGTCTGGTGCTCGAGATCACCGAGACCGCGGCGCTGCGCCACATCGACGAGGCGCGCGAGTTCATCGAGCGCCTCCGCCCGCTGGGCTGCAGGTTCGCGCTGGACGACTTCGGTGCCGGGTTCGGCTCGTTCTACTACTTCAAGAACCTGCACTTCGACGTGGTGAAGATCGACGGGCAGTTCGTCGACGGCTGCGCGGGGAGCCCGATGAACCGCGCCATCATCTCCTCGGTGGCCCAGATGGCCACCGAGCTCGGCAAGACCACGGTGGCCGAGTTCGTCACGGACTCCGCGACCCTCGAGGTCGTGGACACCCTCGGAGTGGACTTCGCGCAGGGCTACCACGTGGGCCGGCCTATCCCCGTCGACGACTTCATCGGGGTCATGCACGCTCGTGAGCAGACCCCCAGCGTCGTGTCATGA
- a CDS encoding ABC-F family ATP-binding cassette domain-containing protein: MGHVDVAGVRYELPDGRVLLDEVSFRVGDGQKVALVGANGAGKTTLLRIVTGDLKPHAGVVTRSGGLGVMRQFVGHGGADETVEELLLSVAPAAVRAAAQEVAAAELALMETDDEKTQMSYAEALSQYGDAGGYDLEVTWDVVTTAAMGMPFDRVRNRSLRTLSGGEQKRLVLEYLLRGLDEVLLLDEPDNYLDVPGKIWLEQRIRESAKTILFISHDRELLNNTATRIVTVELGSDGNRVWTHPGDFASYHEARTDRFARFEELRRRWDEEHAKIKALVLRLKIKSEYNDGMSSQYRAAQTRLRKFEEAGPPIEQPREQQVTMRLKGGRTGKRAVVCEDLELTGLMKSFDLEVWYGERVAVLGSNGSGKSHFLRLLAAGGSDPDVEHRPVGEPPAPVPHTGRARLGARVRPGWFVQTHEHPELVGRTLLEILHRGDGSPDGRRGMGQEQAARVLDRYELAHAGEQVFESLSGGQQARFQILLLELSGATLLLLDEPTDNLDVQSAEALEAGLEAFEGTVLAVTHDRWFARGFDRFLVYGADGEVYEAPEPVWDEGRVVRAR; encoded by the coding sequence ATGGGTCACGTGGACGTCGCAGGGGTGCGCTACGAGCTGCCGGACGGCCGGGTGCTGCTGGACGAGGTGTCCTTCCGCGTCGGGGACGGTCAGAAGGTCGCCCTCGTCGGGGCCAACGGGGCCGGGAAGACGACGCTGCTGCGCATCGTCACCGGTGACCTCAAGCCGCACGCCGGCGTCGTCACGCGCTCCGGCGGACTCGGCGTGATGCGGCAGTTCGTCGGGCACGGGGGAGCCGACGAGACGGTCGAGGAGCTCCTCCTCAGCGTCGCCCCCGCCGCTGTGCGCGCGGCGGCCCAGGAGGTCGCCGCCGCCGAGCTGGCGCTGATGGAGACCGACGACGAGAAGACCCAGATGTCGTACGCCGAGGCGCTCTCGCAGTACGGCGACGCAGGCGGCTACGACCTCGAGGTGACCTGGGACGTGGTCACGACGGCGGCGATGGGCATGCCCTTCGACCGTGTCCGGAACCGGTCGCTGCGCACCCTCTCCGGCGGTGAGCAGAAGCGCCTGGTCCTGGAGTACCTCCTGCGCGGCCTCGACGAGGTCCTGCTGCTCGACGAGCCCGACAACTACCTCGACGTGCCCGGCAAGATCTGGCTTGAGCAGCGGATCCGCGAGTCGGCCAAGACGATCCTGTTCATCAGCCACGACCGCGAGCTCCTCAACAACACCGCGACGCGCATCGTCACCGTGGAGCTGGGCTCGGATGGCAACCGGGTGTGGACCCACCCGGGGGACTTCGCGTCCTACCACGAGGCGCGCACCGACCGCTTCGCCCGCTTCGAGGAGCTGCGCCGGCGCTGGGACGAGGAGCACGCCAAGATCAAGGCGCTGGTCCTGCGGCTCAAGATCAAGTCGGAGTACAACGACGGGATGTCCTCGCAGTACCGCGCCGCCCAGACGAGGCTGCGCAAGTTCGAGGAGGCCGGGCCGCCGATCGAGCAACCTCGTGAGCAGCAGGTCACCATGCGGCTCAAGGGCGGTCGCACGGGCAAGCGCGCCGTCGTGTGCGAGGACCTCGAGCTGACCGGGCTGATGAAGTCGTTCGACCTGGAGGTCTGGTACGGCGAGCGGGTCGCCGTGCTCGGCTCCAACGGGTCGGGCAAGTCGCACTTCCTCAGGCTGCTCGCGGCTGGTGGCTCCGACCCCGACGTCGAGCACCGGCCCGTCGGTGAGCCCCCGGCTCCCGTGCCGCACACCGGGCGGGCGCGGCTAGGGGCCCGCGTGCGACCGGGATGGTTCGTGCAGACGCACGAGCACCCCGAGCTCGTCGGGCGCACGCTGCTGGAGATCCTGCACCGCGGCGACGGCTCCCCGGACGGGCGCCGGGGGATGGGCCAGGAGCAGGCCGCCCGCGTGCTCGACCGCTACGAGCTCGCGCACGCCGGCGAGCAGGTCTTCGAGTCCCTCAGCGGCGGCCAGCAGGCCCGCTTCCAGATCCTGCTGCTCGAGCTGTCCGGCGCCACGTTGCTGCTCCTCGACGAGCCGACCGACAACCTCGACGTGCAGTCCGCCGAGGCGCTCGAGGCCGGGCTCGAGGCCTTCGAGGGCACGGTGCTGGCCGTCACCCACGACCGGTGGTTCGCCCGCGGCTTCGACCGTTTCCTCGTCTACGGCGCCGACGGCGAGGTCTACGAGGCCCCCGAGCCGGTGTGGGACGAGGGGCGCGTCGTCAGGGCGCGCTGA
- a CDS encoding TetR/AcrR family transcriptional regulator, whose protein sequence is MTSIRNTTTEDRLLDAARDSILSVGWRRTTLTDVARRAGVSRMTVYRTYPDMTGLLGDLMTREWLQMLAELEDHAPGLPAAERIAARVLAAVRALRANPLFHRIVDVDPELLLPYLLERRGRSQSAVIELLADAIATAQADGEVRAGDPPRLARSMVLAAHGFALSHQTMTDDEVGSDDLDADLVEMITRFLTP, encoded by the coding sequence ATGACGTCCATCCGTAACACCACGACCGAGGACCGGCTGCTCGACGCAGCCCGCGACTCGATCCTGTCGGTGGGATGGCGGCGTACGACGCTGACCGACGTGGCCCGCCGCGCCGGCGTCTCGAGGATGACGGTCTACCGCACCTACCCCGACATGACCGGCCTCCTCGGCGACCTGATGACGCGCGAGTGGCTCCAGATGCTCGCCGAGCTCGAGGACCACGCACCCGGCCTGCCGGCGGCCGAGCGCATCGCCGCGCGTGTCCTGGCCGCCGTGCGAGCCCTGCGCGCCAACCCCCTCTTCCATCGCATCGTCGACGTTGACCCCGAGCTTCTCCTCCCCTACCTGCTCGAGCGGCGCGGCCGGTCCCAGTCGGCCGTCATCGAGCTGCTCGCCGACGCGATCGCCACCGCCCAGGCAGACGGCGAGGTCCGGGCCGGCGACCCCCCGCGACTGGCACGGTCGATGGTCCTGGCCGCCCATGGCTTCGCCCTGTCCCACCAGACCATGACCGATGACGAGGTGGGCAGCGACGACCTCGACGCCGACCTGGTCGAGATGATCACGAGGTTCCTCACGCCATGA